The Pseudomonas sp. HOU2 DNA window AAGTCTTCCAACTGATGGGGCTGCGCACCGTCGCGGTGTTCATCCTGCAGAAGCTGGCCATCCTGGCTTACGTCGCCGTGATCTACACGCTGAGCGCCGGCCTGGCGCTGATTCGCGGCGCCATGATGCTGTGGCAGGGCGCGATCTGGCTGGTCAACGCGGCTCTGTTGGCCAACCCGGTGGTGTGGGTCGTGGTCGGGATCGTCGCCCTGGTGGCGGTCATTGCGGCGGCGGTCTACTTCTGGAAGGAGTGGACGAGCGCCCTGATGAACACGGCCGCGTTCCAGTTCGTCGCCGACAAGCTCCAGAAACTGTCCGACTGGTTTAACTCCATGGGCGGCTGGTCGGGCATGGCCAAGGCCGCGTGGGACAGCATCGTCGGCATTTTTACCAAGGCCGTTAACGGCGTGATCGAGCTGCTGAACAGCATCCCGGGCGTGAACATCGAAACGCGCTTCGGCGGTATGCCCGAGGTGCCAGGCGTCGACGCCGCTGCCAGCGCTTCCGACACCGCCAACGCTGCGCAGAAAGCCCAACAAACCATCAACGCGGCCATTCCAAGCCTGTCGCCGGCGCGCCCGTCGGCGGTGCCGCCGGGTGGCCTGCTAACCAGCATCCAGAACAACAACAGCAGCCAGAACAAGGGCACGCATGTGGAGAACGTGAACATTCACACCGGCAAGCAGATGACGCCGCTGGAGATGGAAAACATGGTTGCGATGGCGGTAGGCGGATGAGCGAGTACGTGGATCTGCTCATCGTCGACAACGACCTGGCGCTGGATCTGTCGCACCAGCCGCTGCTGGTCGACGACCGTGCCTGTATTGCCCAGGACATCGCCCACATGATCCGCGACAGCGGGCTGTTGGTGACGCTGGTGGCCGAACGCGATCGCCTGCGTCAACGCGATTGCATCCAGCAGATGGAACTGCTGGTTGAAGAAGACGTGCGCCTGGTGCCGGGAACGGCGCGTATCACCGAGCAGGCGGCAGGTGTGTATCTGGTGACCGCCAAAACCATCAAATTCGGATCGATTGAGGTAAGTCTGTGAGCGTCGATTTCAAAAAGGTGATCGCCGATACCGGCATTCCGACCACCGAGGCGGGGCTAAAGGCCGCATGGGAAAAAGAGGTTGAAGCCCAGGGCGCGAAAGTCGCCAACACCAGCAGCTATTCCCCATTCTGGCGAGTGATGACCGCACTGGTGACCAAGCCGGTTTTGTGGCTTCTGGATTTCCTGTGCCTGACCGTGCTGCCCAACTTCTTTGTGAAAACGGCGGTCGACGCCTGGCTGGACACGCTGGCATGGGCGGTCAACGTCGAGCGCAAGGGCGCGACCAAGGCAAAGGGCAAATTGCTGTTCACCCGGGCCATTCCGGACGGCGTGCTGCAGTTGGAAAAGGGGATCGTGGTGCAGTCTGCCGCGATCAATGGCAACGTCTACAAACTGGTTACCACGGCGTCGGCGACGTTCCAGCAGGGCCAGCTGCAGTTGGACGTTCCCGTGGAGGCAGTCGAGGCCGGCAGTGGCTTCAACCTGGCGCCGGGGTACTACGCGATCCTGCCGGTGCCGATCCCTGGCATAGTCCAGGTGGTGAACAAAGACGGTTGGCTGGAATCCCCAGGTGCAGATCCGGAACCCAACGACCAGTTGCGTCTGCGCGTGCGTAACCAGTTCTCGGCGGTCAACCAGTGGCACACCGACGCGGTGTATCGCGCCATGATTTCCGCCTTCCCGGGCGTGCGGCCGGATGGTGTGTATTTCGAACACGGCGCGCCCCGTGGCCCGGGCAGTGCCAATGCCTACATCCTGTTCGATGCGGGTGTGCCGGCGGACGCCTACCTGCAGCAGATCAATGCGCACATCCGCGACCAAGGCAACCATGGCCACGGCGACGATCTGATGGCCATGGTCATGCCCGAAGTCCCGGCGACCGTGACGCTGTGGCTGTGGCCCAAGCCCAACTTAGGCGCCGAGCGGATCGCTGCCCTGGTGAAAGAGGTGGAATTGTTCGTGCGCGCAGCTTTTCGAGAAAGCACCGCGACGGACTACCAGCCGACGCTGACCTATCCGCAATCACGTTTCAGCTACAGCCGGCTCAGTGAAGAGATTCACCAGCAGTTCGAGGACATCGCGTCCCTGCGGTTTCTACCCGGTCAGGACATCATCAGCGGGCTGAACATTCCACGCCTGGGCCAGTTGAAGGTGACGGCGCAATGACCAAGCTCAAGTTGCCTTTCTGGCTCGGCGGCACCGAGCTGTCGAAGTTATTGGCCGCTGCACAGTCCTGGTGGGAAACCGTCACCAGCTGGCTGCGCTGGCCCTACCTGCAGATCGATCCCGACACCTGCCACCTGGCCATTCTGGAACTGTGGGCCTGGCAGCGTGACGTGACGCGCTTCACCGGTGAACCGGAAGCCCTGTTCCGCCTGCGCGTGAAATTCGCCTTCATCAACTCAGTGGACGCCGGCAGCACTGCCGGCATGAAGCGCATTTTCGAGCGCCTGGGCGTCGGCTATGTGGAGATCGAGGAACGCCAGCCCGGGCGTGACTGGGACGTGGTGCTGCTCAAGTTCAGCAACGCGCAGCTGTCCCTCAATCCGGAGTTGTTGCGTGTGCTGATCCAGCAGTACGGCCGCACCTGCCGGCGCTATGACTTCGTGACCATTACCCCCGTGGGCCTGCAAATCGGCCTGATCGACTTCAACGACGACCAGCAAACGCTGGTCGCCAGCCTGTAGGAGCGCACCGTGAGCGCCAGTATCACTTTGGCCGGCGAAAGCCAGATCGCCCTGAAACAAAGCCAGAAAAAGCCCCTGGTTGTGACGAAATTCATCTTCGCCAACGTGCCCGGGCTTGATCCCGAAACGCCGGTGGATCGCGCCGCTGGCAAACCGCCGGCGGGCCAGATTGTCCAGGTCTACGACATCCCCGAGGAAAACCGGGGATTTGTGAATCCGAACCAAGTTGTCTACAGCGCCCAGCTCGGTTCCGACATCGGCGACTGGGACTTCAACTGGGTCGGCCTCGAGGACGCGGACGGCCTGCTGTTTGCCGTCTCCTACGTCCCGCTGCAGCAGAAGCGCAAGAACATCCCGCCGCTGCAGATCGGCAACAACGTCACGCGCAACTTTCTGGTGGCGTTCGACGGCGCCCAGGCGCTGACCGGCATCACCATCGATGCCAGTACCTGGCAGCATGACTTTACTGTGCGCCTGGCCGGGATCGATGAGCGCGAGCGCCTGAGCAATCGTGAAATGTACGGTCGTGCCTGTTTTTTCGGCAATGCACTGGCGTTTGGAAAGAGCGAAAACGGGTTTCAGTTGGGAGCCGGTACGGCGTACATCGAAGGCATTCGGGTGTCGATGACAACCCCATGGCCGTTCACCGGTGTCATTCCTGCCGGGACAATCACCCTCGACGTCTGCCTGGAGCGACAGCTGAACGATCGGGTGGCAACGTGGAAAGTCGTCTACGGCGAGAAGTCCGATTACACCGACTCGGCCGGCGTTCGCCATTACTGCGTGCCGATCGCCTTTTACACATCGCCAACGGCTTTCTGGGACGCCCGTCAGCCTGAATCAATCGCCGGGCCGCTGATTCAACACTTCGCGGCGCGTGATGGTGATTACGCGAACCTGCGCGCCCGGGGTACGACCAAAGAAGACGTGGATCTGGGCAACCTGCCCAACGCCAAGAGCGATGACCCGACCACCAACAGCAGCGAAATCCTTGCCACCACGGCCGCGTTGAACAAGCTGCAGAAGCAGGTCGACGACTCGATGACCGGCATGGTGGCAGCGTTTGCAATGACTGCTGCCCCGCCGGGATGGCTGAAATGCAACGGTGCGGCGGTTTCGCGCACGGCCTATCCGCGGCTGTTTGGATGGTTAGGTACGCACTACGGCGCCGGCGACGGAACAACCACGTTCAACTTGCCCGATATGCGCGGCCTGTTCCCTCGCGGCTGGGACGACGGGCGCGGCCTCGACCCGGGCCGTGCGTTCGGCGTCTATCAGGACATGATGATCCATTCCCACGCGCACACCGCGTCTGCTGCAGCGGTGGGTGACCACCTTCACGCTGCTTGGACAGACGCCCAGGGCAACCACGTTCACCGAACCTGGACAGACGCCCAGGGCGCACACAACCACTCCGCGCCGAGTTCGCCAGGTATCGGCCAGGGCGCAGGCGGCCTCAACTCGGTACAGCAATCAGGTGGCGCTCACGAAACGTCCTGGGCTGGCGCGCACGCGCACAACATCGGTATGGACGCTGCCGGCCACCACGCCCACAACGTCGGCGTGGGTGGAGGTGGTGCGCACACCCACGGCATCACCGTCGCCGCCGCCGGCGGCACTGAAACCCGGCCTAGGAACTTGGCCCTTTTCTACTGCATCAAGTATTGAGATCGAGCATGACCGAGAAAGTCGTCTATCAGACCAACCACCTGGGAATCCTGGTGGGCACAGTGACCGCTGACGAATCGCCGCTGGAGCCTGGCGTGTACATGATCCCGGGCGGCTGCGTAGAAACAGCGCCGCCGGCTATCCCTGAACATAAAGCCGCCTGGTGGAATGGCAAAGCATGGCAGCTGGTGGACTACTTCGGCGGCGTGGTGGTGTACAGCACCGCGACCGGCGAGCCGCGCACGCTCGAAGGCTTCGAACCGGTGCCGGCAGGCTTCACCATGAAAAAGCCCGGGCCGAACCAGATCTGGAAGGGCAGCGAATGGGTTGATGACATCGATGCCGTGCTGACCGCACTTCGGGACAAAAAACTGCAGGCGATCGCCACCGACTGCGCGGCGTACATCGCCGGCGGATTCAACTCCAGCGCCTTGGGCGAGGTGTACCGCTACAGCAGCGCGATTGATGACCAGGTAAACCTGAACGGTCAGGTGTTGTTGGGGATGGACGACACCTACCCATGCTACGACGCCGACCAGGTGCTGGCCTTCAGACCGCACACGATCGCCCAACTGCAGAAGGTCAGTCATGACCTGGTGCGGTTTCGGCAGGCGGCGCAGCAACAGGCCGAGACGCTGCGTCAGGCGGTGGCCAGCGCGCTGAAAGACAAAGACCTCAAGGCGATGAAAGCCATCACCTGGACGCCGCCGGCATGACCTGGGCACCGGTGACGATGCGCTGGCCGGAGCAGGCCACGCAGTGGATGGGTGGACTGTCCGCCGCCAAGGATCTGGCCACGGGCGAGTTGGTCAGCACCGCCCAGCGGGTGGCAGGTCTGGAAGGTTTGGCCAGCACCAACCCGGGGCCGGTCGGCGATGCCGCGAAAGGCGCCATTGAAGCCGGTCGGGCGGCGCTGGCTGAACAGTTGGGCCAGGTGCCGGCGTGCCTGGTGGTGACGCCATTCCAGAGTGGTATCGGCCAGGGCACGGGCTACCAGCGTTTCCTGTCGGCGCCGAACGTTTTGGAACACCTGGCCAGAAAGTTGGAAGACGCGACCGACTCCGGGCGTCCGGCGGGGCCGCAATACGCGCTGTCGATTCTGTTCCTGGGCACGCGCCTGGAACAGTTGGCCAGTGGCCTGTCCCGATTCAACGCATTACTGCCGATTCCCGACCTGGTGCGCACGGAGCGGCGCGCCCAGCACCTGATGAAACTTGAGAGCGACAAGTGGGAGATCCCCGGCGCCGGCCCACTCCCGCGCTGGCAGACCCTGCCGCTGGAGCGCTGCACGGTGGTCAAGGCCGCGAAACAGTCCATGGCCGGCCAGTTGGCCGTGCTGGAGGGCTACGCCGCCGACAGTTCGCCGCTGGGCGATCTGGCAGCGCTGGCCGCTCGCAAGGTCGCCCAGCAACAGGGCCGAGATCAACAACTAGCCGACCTGAAAAACCTACTGGCCGAGGGCAATCCGGATGTCAGCATCCGCGCACGTCTGATCGGCCCCGGCAACTCCAGCGAGCTGCGCCAGGAGCTGCTGAGCGGCGACGCACCGGGGCATGAGTGGGTGCAGTGCGCGGGAATGCTGCTGGTCGGCACCAAGGAAGGTCTGAGTTTTGTACAGGAATTGGTGGGGCTATGACGCTGTTACTCGACGGGCAAAAAGTCCAAGGGAAAAACCTCAAGGTCACCGGCAATCTGCGCATCGAAAGCGGCGACATGTCGGGGCAGACCAGCAACACCGACAAGGCCCACAAGGGCTTCAAGCCCAAGACGCTGGCCGTTTCGCTGATGATTCCCTTTGTTGATCGGGTGCAACTGACTGACTTGATGCGCCTGGCCGAAGCCACGGCGAGCGGCGGGGAGTTGCATCTGTACCGCGTCGTGAACGATACCGCCGAGGCCTTCGGCGTGCGCCAGGTGGAGTTCTCCGAAGGCGTCAGCGCCCGGGAGGCGGACAACCTGAAAGCCTGGCTGGTGCAATTCACCCTCAGCGAGCGCGAATCGAACCCGGAAAAGGTCGAGGGTCGACGCGCTGGCAACAAGGTCGACGCCCAGAGCGCCCCGGGCAACGCGGTGGGCGAAGGTGGGGGCGGCTCAGGTTCGAGCGACAACCCGGAACTGAGCGGCTTTGAAAAGGTGCTGGGCCGCGTGGATAAGTGGCTGGGGAGTGAGCAGACGTGAAACTGCACAAGGTTCTGTCGATCAATGGCGCGCCTGTTTGCCTGGTCAAGGAAGACGTTCGGCTGGACGCCACCAGTCCAGGGCGGGCGAACTTCACCGTTCAGTCTGCTGAGCCGCTGAAAGGCTTGGTGACGCTGGATATCGGCTACAACGACCGCACGCTGCAGCGCCACTTCATCGGCTACGTCGAGCGTTGCACCGCCGCCAATGCCAAAGAGCAGGTGCTGTTCTGCCGTGAGCTGGCTGCTGTGCTGGCCAACCCGTTGCCGTTGAACCTGCGTCATGTCGATCTACGCGCTGTGCTGGCTGCCATCAGCGAGCAGACGGGCCTGCGATTTCGCGTTCCCGATCGGCCTTACGCCGGCGTGAAGGCACCGTACTTCTACAGCCTTGCTGCCGGATACCAGGCCATGGATAGCCTGGCCCGAGTATTCAGTATTCCCGACTTCACCTGGCACCAGCTGGGCAACGGCGAAGTGTTCGCGGGCAGCTGGGCCGACAGTTTTTTTGGCGCCCGGGCGGCGCTGCAGATCCCCACGGAGCTGTTCGACGGCTACCAGGGCAACCAGAGCGCAATGGTGGCGGCCCTTCCTGGCCTGCGACCGGGTGCAACGATCAACGCCGGCGAACGTGTCACCAGTGTGGCACTCGCCAATGACCAGATGGCAATCCGATGGAAGACGCAATCCGCCGCGCTGTAGAGCGCCAATTTCCCGAACTCACCGGTGGTTACCACCTGCCACGCTTCGCCCGCGTCATCGCCGTGGCCGATGCCCCGGCGGATGCCGGGATCTGCGACGACTTCCGTCCGCGCTACGCGGTCGACATTGAAGTCCTGGGCGCCGATGACGCGCCAGATCCGGGCATGCCGCCGTTGACCGGCGTGCCGTTGCCACTGCCCACCGGCGGCGAGGAAATGGGCATTTACGCCTTTCCGGAGGAAGGCACGCGGGTGGTGGTGTGTTTCGCATACGGTCTGCCGAACAAGCCCTACATTCAATCGATCTTGCCGCACGGCCTGAGCATGCCCAAGGTGCCGAAAGGCGACCAGGTATGGCAGCACAGCGGCGCCGCCCAACAGCGTGTCGACGCTGACGGTAACTGGCTACGCCAGACAGACGGAAAGATCCGGGATCAGGCGATCGAGCGTGAGGTTGAAGCCCTGGACAATCGCGAGCAGTTCCAGAGCCACACACGGGCGGTTGATGATCACTCAACCGAATCTGTCGGTGGTGTGAAGACGATCGAGGCGCTGGGCGCGCTCAAGCTGCTGTCAGGAGGATCCGCGAGCCTGGCGGCGGTGGATGATCTGCACCAGGCGACCGGCCGGGATCTGAACCTGATAGTGGGGCAGAAGCACAACGCCACGGTAGGCGGTGATATGCAGGAGCGGATCGAGGGTTTGCGCCAAAGCATTTCCAGCAAAGGGCAGCGTCTGCAGGCGCCGAAAAACTGGATCGGCTCGGAAAGTGTGAATTTGTTTCAAGTGGTCAGCGAAGTGCTCGATCTGTTGGAACAGATGAATGCGCAGATTGCAGCGCACAAGCACGGTGCAACGCCGGCTCCCGATAACGCAGGAGCATTCACTGCAAACGCGGCTAGCGCGAAGGGACGCTCAGCACAG harbors:
- a CDS encoding DUF2590 family protein, which translates into the protein MSEYVDLLIVDNDLALDLSHQPLLVDDRACIAQDIAHMIRDSGLLVTLVAERDRLRQRDCIQQMELLVEEDVRLVPGTARITEQAAGVYLVTAKTIKFGSIEVSL
- a CDS encoding baseplate J/gp47 family protein, whose protein sequence is MSVDFKKVIADTGIPTTEAGLKAAWEKEVEAQGAKVANTSSYSPFWRVMTALVTKPVLWLLDFLCLTVLPNFFVKTAVDAWLDTLAWAVNVERKGATKAKGKLLFTRAIPDGVLQLEKGIVVQSAAINGNVYKLVTTASATFQQGQLQLDVPVEAVEAGSGFNLAPGYYAILPVPIPGIVQVVNKDGWLESPGADPEPNDQLRLRVRNQFSAVNQWHTDAVYRAMISAFPGVRPDGVYFEHGAPRGPGSANAYILFDAGVPADAYLQQINAHIRDQGNHGHGDDLMAMVMPEVPATVTLWLWPKPNLGAERIAALVKEVELFVRAAFRESTATDYQPTLTYPQSRFSYSRLSEEIHQQFEDIASLRFLPGQDIISGLNIPRLGQLKVTAQ
- a CDS encoding phage tail protein, yielding MTKLKLPFWLGGTELSKLLAAAQSWWETVTSWLRWPYLQIDPDTCHLAILELWAWQRDVTRFTGEPEALFRLRVKFAFINSVDAGSTAGMKRIFERLGVGYVEIEERQPGRDWDVVLLKFSNAQLSLNPELLRVLIQQYGRTCRRYDFVTITPVGLQIGLIDFNDDQQTLVASL
- a CDS encoding phage tail protein; translated protein: MSASITLAGESQIALKQSQKKPLVVTKFIFANVPGLDPETPVDRAAGKPPAGQIVQVYDIPEENRGFVNPNQVVYSAQLGSDIGDWDFNWVGLEDADGLLFAVSYVPLQQKRKNIPPLQIGNNVTRNFLVAFDGAQALTGITIDASTWQHDFTVRLAGIDERERLSNREMYGRACFFGNALAFGKSENGFQLGAGTAYIEGIRVSMTTPWPFTGVIPAGTITLDVCLERQLNDRVATWKVVYGEKSDYTDSAGVRHYCVPIAFYTSPTAFWDARQPESIAGPLIQHFAARDGDYANLRARGTTKEDVDLGNLPNAKSDDPTTNSSEILATTAALNKLQKQVDDSMTGMVAAFAMTAAPPGWLKCNGAAVSRTAYPRLFGWLGTHYGAGDGTTTFNLPDMRGLFPRGWDDGRGLDPGRAFGVYQDMMIHSHAHTASAAAVGDHLHAAWTDAQGNHVHRTWTDAQGAHNHSAPSSPGIGQGAGGLNSVQQSGGAHETSWAGAHAHNIGMDAAGHHAHNVGVGGGGAHTHGITVAAAGGTETRPRNLALFYCIKY
- a CDS encoding DNA-binding protein, with the protein product MTLLLDGQKVQGKNLKVTGNLRIESGDMSGQTSNTDKAHKGFKPKTLAVSLMIPFVDRVQLTDLMRLAEATASGGELHLYRVVNDTAEAFGVRQVEFSEGVSAREADNLKAWLVQFTLSERESNPEKVEGRRAGNKVDAQSAPGNAVGEGGGGSGSSDNPELSGFEKVLGRVDKWLGSEQT